Genomic segment of Pseudomonas iranensis:
CACGGCATTGGCCGAGCGCTTCCCTGAAGCGCGAATCACCCTCGATCCGAACGGCGCATGGTCGCTGAAAGAGGCGATTCGTCTGTGCCGCGATCAGCATCACGTACTCGCCTACGCCGAAGACCCGTGCGGTGCGGAAAACGGTTATTCCGGGCGCGAAGTCATGGCTGAATTCCGCCGCGCCACCGGGCTGAAAACCGCGACCAACATGATCGCCACCGACTGGCGCGAAATGGGCCACGCGATTCAGTTGCAGTCAGTGGACATCCCGCTGGCCGACCCGCACTTCTGGACCATGCAGGGTTCAGTACGCGTCGCGCAGATGTGCCACGAGTGGGGCCTGACCTGGGGCTCGCATTCCAACAACCACTTCGATATTTCCCTGGCCATGTTCACCCACGTCGCCGCCGCCGCACCCGGCGAGATCACCGCCATCGACACCCACTGGATCTGGCAGGACGGTCAGCGCCTGACCAAGGCACCGCTGCAGATTGTCGATGGTCTCGTGCAGGTGCCGAAAAAACCCGGGCTGGGTGTGGAACTGGACATGGATCAAGTGGCCAAGGCCCACGAACTGTACAAAGGCATGGGCCTCGGCGCGCGGGATGACAGCGTGGCGATGCAGTTCCTGATTCCGGGGTGGAAATTCGATAACAAACGGCCGTGTCTGGTGCGGTAATCCAGCAGGCGCCGCTGATTTCAATTGTGGGAGTAGGAGCTGCCGAAGGCTGCGATCTTTTGATCTTCAAAACAGAATCAAAAGATCGCAGCCTTCGGCAGCTCCTACAAATCGGTTTTCAGCTTGAGATTTGCAGCAACCAGGTTTTGAACGCTTTCATCGCCACCGTTTCCGCTCGCGACTGCAACCGCGTCAGCCAGTAGCTACCCGTGGTGATCTCGATCGCAAACGGCTGGCAAATCGCATCTGCCGCCAGTTGCCGGGCGAACATCAGCGGCGGCGCCAACGCCACGCCGCCGCCCTGCAATGCCGCTTCCATCATTGCCAGCGACGAATCGAACACGATGCTTTGCGGTGGCGCAGCCTGCGTCGCCAGTCCCGCTGCGTGAAACCACTCCGGCCATTCATCGGTGCGATAGGAACGCAGCAAGGTCTGCTGCAACAGGTCCGCCGGCGAGTGCAGTTGCCGGGCAATCTCCGGCACGCACAACACCGACAATGGCGCATCGAGCAAGCGCGTCGCCTCGATGCCATGCCAGGCGCCAGCACCAAAACGAATGGCGTAATCCAGTCCTTCCGCCGCCACATCCACCCTGTTGTTATTGGTCGACAGACGTAAATCTATAAGCGGATGTTTCCCCCGAAAGTCCGCCAGCCTCGGCAACAGCCAACCCACAGCAAAAGTGCCCACCGCGCCGACCGTCAACATGTCGCGATACTGCCCACCGGCCAGACGCTCGAGCATCTGCGCAATATGATCGAATGATGTGCTGAGTACCGGCAGCAAGGTTTCGCCTTCACTGGTCAGCATCAGCCCACGGGGCAGGCGTTTGAACAGGGTCAGGTTGAGTTGCGCTTCCAGGCTTTTGACCTGATGGCTCACCGCCGCTTGTGTCACGCACAACTCGACGGCAGCACGGGTAAAACTCAAATGACGTGCCGAGGCTTCAAATGCGCGCAGAGCGTTGAGCGGCAGTTGCGGTCGAATCATGCGTTGCCCCAAATTTTTCTAATGGCTCATGCGAGTTTTCATCGTTTGTCGAGGGCCGGCGAAGTGCCTAAATTGGCCCGCTGATCGGCCGTCCGATGAAAAATCACCCGCAGTGTAGCGGGATACACCAATCGACACTCATGTAGAGTGATTCAATCATGTGTTCCTTAAAACCGAGCAAGGCCTTTTCCTACAGCGCTTTCGCACTGTTCTTCGGCAGCGTTGCCTGTCATGCCGCAACGCCGACGGATGCGCAATTGCAGGCACTGGTCAGCCAAGCCGTCACCCCGGTGATGCAGCAAAACAACATCCCGGGGCTGACGGTAGCGATCACGCTGAATGGCCAGGCGCATTACTTTAACTACGGGGTTGCCGCTAAAGACACCGCGCAAAAGGTCAGCGAAGACACCCTGTTCGAAGTTGGCTCGGTGAGCAAAACCTTCACCGCCACCCTCGCTGGTTACGCACAGGCCACAGGCAAACTCGACCTGTCGAGCAAGGCCAGCCAACTCTGGCCGGAGCTCAAGGGCAGCGCCTTCGACAACATCAGCGTGCTGCAACTGGGCACCTACAGTGCAGGCGGACTGCCGTTGCAATTCCCCGCTGAGGCGGATTCTTCCGACAAGATGCTCGGCTATTACCAACAGTGGAAACCGCAATTTCCCGCCGGCAGCCATCGCCTGTATTCCAACCCGAGCCTGGGCCTGTTCGGCTACCTGACGGCGAAAAGCCTCGGCCAGCCGTTCGACTTGGCAATGACGCAAACCCTGCTGCCGAAACTCGGCCTTCAGCACACCTTCCTCAGCGTACCGTCAGCGCAGTCGAAGCTTTATGCCCAAGGCTACGACAGCGCCGACCAACCGGTACGCGTCAGCCCCGGCGCCCTCGACGCCGAAGCCTACGGCATCAAAACCAGCGCCGCCGACCTGCTGCGTTACGTCCAGGCACAGCTGCAACCGGCCAGCCTTGCGCCTGATCTGCACAAAGCCATCGCCAACACCCACATCGGTTATTACCGCGTCGGCGGCATGACCCAGGGCCTGGGCTGGGAACGCTACGCCTACCCGATCAGCCTGGAAAAACTGCAAAACGGCAACTCGACCCCCATGGCGATGGAGCCGCACAAAGTCGAGTGGCTGACCCCACCGCAAGCTGAACCGGCCAATGTGCTGTTCAATAAGACCGGTTCTACACGGGGCTTTGGTGCGTATGTGGCGTTCGTGCCGTCGCGGGACATGGGCATCGTGATTCTGGCCAACAAGAACTACCCGAATGCTGAACGGGTGAAGATTGCGCATGAGATTTTCAGTCAGTTGACCGAATAAAGATCAAAAGATCGCAGCCTGCGGCAGCTCCATTGACCGAGTGAAAACCCGATCCTTAGGAGCCGCCGCAGGCTGCGATCTTTTTCGTTTCAGCGCTTAAAGCTGCGCCTGCAAGCGCCAGCCAATGACATCCATCAAGTCACAGCTATCGCGCAACGGAATCGCCAGCACCCGGGCGAAATCCTGCAACAGCAATGCATCTTGTCCCTTGCCCTCGTCCAGCGAAAGGCTCTCCATCAGCTGCGTCACACAGCGCAAGCGGTAAGCCGCGGTGCCGTGCAACACGTCAATGGGGGCTTCGCTGTCGATCAGCACACAGGGAATTTTGCAGTCAATCCCGGTGATCGGTATGTAACGCGCCATGGTAGAACCTCCCTGTTCAATGTTGAGTCGCCGTTGCGGGTGAATCGAGATTGTCCAGCGCGCGATTGACCAGCAGTTCCCCGACTACCGCCAATTGCTGGATCGACAACGTCAGGCTGCGCTGCGCACCGCTCAACTCGCAGGCCAGATCGGTGGTCAGTACGTTCAGTGAGGCAAGGGTTTCGCAGGCATGGCTCAGCAGTGTCGCCGTGTCGATGTCGGGGAGAATGGTGAAGACGTGGCTGATGGGATCGGGTTGGCCGGGGTGGCGCAGACGCGGATTATTGGAGTCGAAGGAGCTTGAATCCATGGGGGATTCGGGGGGATTTGGAGTGTGTTTTTTCATGTTGATTACCGTTGTGGATTGTAGGAAACACTACCTGTCTCACTTCCACATGAGGGTGGCAGCTGTACGCAGGTGTGGAAGACCAGGCCAATCCACCAATACCCGGCGCACTCGAGAGTGCTCCTGCGCACAGCCGCCAAAACGCGGCGATGTTGACATAAAACCCGTCGACATGCGCTTTTGAGACATTGATGGATGTAACCGAACAACCGGACTTCCACATCCGACCACTGTTTTTTTCAGCGGCCAAAAGAGGTTATCCCCCTGCGCCACAACGCACCAGTTCACCCCAGCCGCCGCGTCTTGCAGGAAAAATCCACTGGGTTTGAAGGCTGTTGGCGTCAGACATTTCGGCAGCCACATGCTGCAATGAGTTTTGATTAGCGGATGAATTCGTTGTATCTACACTGATCGATTCAATCCGGGGACGGGGATGACATAATGCGCGCCAACGTATTAAAACTTACCAAGCCTCAAAGGGCGTTGTAATGGAAATTAAGAGTCTCATCCTCAGTGACGTCGGTAGGTTTTCCGAGCTAAAAATTCAGCTAGCCCCTACCGCCACGCACTCATCCAATGTGACGGTATTGGTGGGGAATAACGGGGCTGGAAAAACCACTTTACTGAAGTCTTTGGCGACCTCTCTCAGCTGGTTGGTTGCCAGAATTCGTACAGAAAGAGGCAGCGGAAACTACCTTGCTGACGAAGATATTCGAAATGGGGCAATCGTAGGCGTCATTTCGATCATCGTCACTGACCACTCACATCCACCTCTGAATGGAAGCGAACCCGAATCCAACCACCCTCATTTTCTCTGGGGCATCGCCCGTGGCAAACAAGGTCGTAAAACGGCAGTCCATAGCGAGTTAGCTAACGTTAGTCGCTTGGCTGATCACTATCGAACCCAACTCACCGAGAACGACAAAGCATCGCTTCCATTAATTGCGTACTACCCCGTAGAGCGCTCAGTTCTTGAAATTCCATTAAAGATAAAAACTAAACACAGCTTTGACCAGCTCGACGGCTACGACAACTCTCTAAATCGCGGTGTGGACTTTCGTCGATTCTTCGAATGGTTTCGCCAACGAGAAGACAGCGAAAACGAAACTGGCATATCCGATGCCGCGCTAGCCGAAGTATCGAAGAAACTCGGCAACGACAGTGACGCTTGGAAGACGCTATCCAAGCTAAAAGCGTCATCAAGAGACCCCCAACTCGCTGCTGTGCGCTCAGCCATTACTGATTTCATGCCGGGCTTCACTAACCTACGTGTACAACGTAAACCTCGTCTGCACATGGCAATCGACAAGAACGGCGTGACCCTAAACGTTGCCCAACTTTCTCAAGGCGAGAAATTGATGATGGCCCTGGTAGGTGACATCGCTCGGCGTTTGGCGATGATGAATCAAATGCTGGAGAACCCACTGCACGGCGACGGTATCGTGCTGATCGACGAAGTCGATTTGCACCTGCATCCGAAGTGGCAACGCAGCCTGATCCGTCAGTTGAGCGAAACGTTCCCGAATTGCCAGTTCGTACTAACCACCCACTCCCCCCTCGTCATCAGCGATGCTAAGGAGGTGCTGGTTTACGTACTCAACGACGGCGAGCTTCAAGAACACAACGGCCTTTACGGACTCGACGCCAATCAAATACTGCTGGAAGTCATGGACACCGATATCCGCAACAGCGACGTGCAGAAGCGCCTGAATCGGCTTCTGAAGGAAGTACAGGACGGCAATCTGGACGAAGCCAAATTGCTGTTCGCTGAGCTCTCCTCAGAGCTCCCCGAAGGTCATATCGAACTAGCGAAAGCCGCTCTACTGATCCGCAAGCTGGAGTTGCGTCGTGCGTAAGATAATCAAAGGAGCTGAGCCGGATTCATTTGCGAAATGGAAGCTGAAAAACAAGACCGCCACCTACCCTGACCTTCCGCACGAAGAACGTCAAAATGTCAGGGCCGCTTGCGTCACCGAGCAGTTCGGGCTGTGCGCTTATTGCTGTCAGTCCATCACGGTCGATGGTTCCCACAATGAGCATGTTGAAGCTCAGGATCGCGTCCACAACCGCACATTGGATTTCAACAACATCGTAGCCAGTTGCGAGAATCGCCCTCATTGCGGGCACGGTCGAGGAACGCAGCCGCTGGGGCTGACTCCTTTCATGGATGAGTGTGAAACGGAACTCAAGTTTTACCTTTCAGGCTTGGTCGCGGGAAAAACTGCACGCGCAAAAGAGGCCATAGAAACTTTGAATCTGGGCCACACCGAAGAGAGCAATCGCGCTCTTATCGGCAGAAGAAGAACCTTGGTTGAAGCGCTGATTTATAAGGTTGGGGTCCAACCCGGCGAATTGCCGGAGATTGAGGATAAGGAAATACTCGCCCTGCTCCTGGATGATTTACTTCTGCCGAAAGCGCAAAAGCTCGAACCCTTCTCGCCCGTACTAGTAAATATCATCCGCCAGATGCCAGCGTAAAAAAGGGCGAGAAGATAACTCTTCTCGCCCCTTTTTACGCTTATGAAACATCTCTCAAATACCGATCAATCATCCGGCATCTGCGGCGGTTTGCTCGGTTTCGCCGGTTTGCTGCCCTTCGCGCCTTTGGCCGGTTCCGGCTCGGTGGCGGCAGGTGTTTGTGCGGCGGCGGCCGCAGCGGCGGCTTCTTTTTCGGCCATGGGCATCGCGTCGATGGTTTCGAAGATTTTTGCCAGGCTCAATGCCTTGGCTTCATCACCCGAGGCGGAGAGCTTGGTTTCGCCGTCCTTGCCCACCAGGAACACTTTTGGATAAGCCCCCGCGCCGAGCTTCAGCGAACGCAGCAGGGCCATGGTGTCCTGCTGGCCCATGTCCTTGCCGTCGAGCTGGCCGGACATGCTGAGGATGGTGTAGACCTTGATGTTGCGGTCGGTGACGCCCTTTTTGTTGGCCGGATCTTCCAGCGACTTCTTCAGGCTCAGCCACACCGGGTCGACGGTGCTTTGCGCAATCACGATCAGAGGGCGGGCGCGGCCCACGTCCCCGGCCAGGGGGGAATCGCTGTCGGCGGCGAACAGGGGGCCGGCGATTGCCAGCAAGAGGGTCAGGGTCAGGGACCTGATGAGCATGCGCATCTCCTTTTGATATCCACGCACTACTGATTGCGCATCGTGGCGATTGTTCCGGCGGCGTCTGGCAAAAAGGCATTGCCCTGTCAGAAGCTTAGGTCAGGGAGAACTTTGCGCAACATGACGCAAGCGATCATCGGCACATCCCTACGGCCGCTGCATTGGAAGTGTTTGCTCCAGACTGACTCAGAACGCCAACTTGTAACCAATCAACACCAGCATCGTCGCCAGGCACGGGCGCAGGACTTCGTCGGAGATGCGTCCGGTCAGGTGGCTGCCCAGCCAGATGCCGGGCAGCGAGCCCATCAGCAGGAAACCCAGCACGCCCCAATCCATGTTGCCCATGCTTGCGTGGCCGAGGCCGGCGACGAGGGTCAGGGGTACGGCGTGGGCGATTTCGGTGCCGACCAGGCGGCGGGTTGGCAGTAGCGGGTAGAGGATGAACAATGCGACGGTGCCGAGTGCGCCGGCGCCGATCGAGGTCAGGGCGACCATGGTGCCGAGGATCAGACCGGTGATCACCGTCATGATAT
This window contains:
- the gudD gene encoding glucarate dehydratase, with translation MTVHDTAKAPIITDMQVIPVAGHDGMLLNLSGAHGPFFTRNIVILKDNAGHTGVGEVPGGERIRQTLEDARNLVVGSPIGTYQKILNQVRQTFADRDAGGRGLQTFDLRITIHAVTGLEAALLDLLGQHLDVPVAALLGEGQQRDEVKMLGYLFYVGDQHETDLAYRSEPDADNDWFRVRHEKAMTAEAVVRLAEAAHAKYGFKDFKLKGGVLSGDAEIEAVTALAERFPEARITLDPNGAWSLKEAIRLCRDQHHVLAYAEDPCGAENGYSGREVMAEFRRATGLKTATNMIATDWREMGHAIQLQSVDIPLADPHFWTMQGSVRVAQMCHEWGLTWGSHSNNHFDISLAMFTHVAAAAPGEITAIDTHWIWQDGQRLTKAPLQIVDGLVQVPKKPGLGVELDMDQVAKAHELYKGMGLGARDDSVAMQFLIPGWKFDNKRPCLVR
- a CDS encoding LysR family transcriptional regulator — protein: MIRPQLPLNALRAFEASARHLSFTRAAVELCVTQAAVSHQVKSLEAQLNLTLFKRLPRGLMLTSEGETLLPVLSTSFDHIAQMLERLAGGQYRDMLTVGAVGTFAVGWLLPRLADFRGKHPLIDLRLSTNNNRVDVAAEGLDYAIRFGAGAWHGIEATRLLDAPLSVLCVPEIARQLHSPADLLQQTLLRSYRTDEWPEWFHAAGLATQAAPPQSIVFDSSLAMMEAALQGGGVALAPPLMFARQLAADAICQPFAIEITTGSYWLTRLQSRAETVAMKAFKTWLLQISS
- the ampC gene encoding class C beta-lactamase, which gives rise to MCSLKPSKAFSYSAFALFFGSVACHAATPTDAQLQALVSQAVTPVMQQNNIPGLTVAITLNGQAHYFNYGVAAKDTAQKVSEDTLFEVGSVSKTFTATLAGYAQATGKLDLSSKASQLWPELKGSAFDNISVLQLGTYSAGGLPLQFPAEADSSDKMLGYYQQWKPQFPAGSHRLYSNPSLGLFGYLTAKSLGQPFDLAMTQTLLPKLGLQHTFLSVPSAQSKLYAQGYDSADQPVRVSPGALDAEAYGIKTSAADLLRYVQAQLQPASLAPDLHKAIANTHIGYYRVGGMTQGLGWERYAYPISLEKLQNGNSTPMAMEPHKVEWLTPPQAEPANVLFNKTGSTRGFGAYVAFVPSRDMGIVILANKNYPNAERVKIAHEIFSQLTE
- a CDS encoding DUF6124 family protein; translated protein: MKKHTPNPPESPMDSSSFDSNNPRLRHPGQPDPISHVFTILPDIDTATLLSHACETLASLNVLTTDLACELSGAQRSLTLSIQQLAVVGELLVNRALDNLDSPATATQH
- a CDS encoding AAA family ATPase, translating into MEIKSLILSDVGRFSELKIQLAPTATHSSNVTVLVGNNGAGKTTLLKSLATSLSWLVARIRTERGSGNYLADEDIRNGAIVGVISIIVTDHSHPPLNGSEPESNHPHFLWGIARGKQGRKTAVHSELANVSRLADHYRTQLTENDKASLPLIAYYPVERSVLEIPLKIKTKHSFDQLDGYDNSLNRGVDFRRFFEWFRQREDSENETGISDAALAEVSKKLGNDSDAWKTLSKLKASSRDPQLAAVRSAITDFMPGFTNLRVQRKPRLHMAIDKNGVTLNVAQLSQGEKLMMALVGDIARRLAMMNQMLENPLHGDGIVLIDEVDLHLHPKWQRSLIRQLSETFPNCQFVLTTHSPLVISDAKEVLVYVLNDGELQEHNGLYGLDANQILLEVMDTDIRNSDVQKRLNRLLKEVQDGNLDEAKLLFAELSSELPEGHIELAKAALLIRKLELRRA
- a CDS encoding retron system putative HNH endonuclease, producing MRKIIKGAEPDSFAKWKLKNKTATYPDLPHEERQNVRAACVTEQFGLCAYCCQSITVDGSHNEHVEAQDRVHNRTLDFNNIVASCENRPHCGHGRGTQPLGLTPFMDECETELKFYLSGLVAGKTARAKEAIETLNLGHTEESNRALIGRRRTLVEALIYKVGVQPGELPEIEDKEILALLLDDLLLPKAQKLEPFSPVLVNIIRQMPA
- a CDS encoding DUF4174 domain-containing protein — its product is MLIRSLTLTLLLAIAGPLFAADSDSPLAGDVGRARPLIVIAQSTVDPVWLSLKKSLEDPANKKGVTDRNIKVYTILSMSGQLDGKDMGQQDTMALLRSLKLGAGAYPKVFLVGKDGETKLSASGDEAKALSLAKIFETIDAMPMAEKEAAAAAAAAQTPAATEPEPAKGAKGSKPAKPSKPPQMPDD